The Phoenix dactylifera cultivar Barhee BC4 chromosome 17, palm_55x_up_171113_PBpolish2nd_filt_p, whole genome shotgun sequence genome contains a region encoding:
- the LOC103708221 gene encoding transcription initiation factor TFIID subunit 14b-like isoform X2: MTRRLKDVEIGFPIVYGAISFWLGKKASEYNSHKWTVYVRSATNEDLSVIVKSAVFQLHPSFNNPTRVVESAPFELSESGWGEFEIAITLFFHSDVCDKQLNLYHQLKLYPEDDNGPQSTKRPVVVETYDEIVLSEPTEAFFLRVQNHPAAIVPRLPAGLNLSPPGPVEHVNEKKRGDTKDHPLSPWFMNFSEADELLKLAAARQQVQAHIAKLRRQLSMIDGLPQQSKASSGQ, from the exons ATG ACTAGAAGACTCAAGGACGTGGAGATCGGCTTTCCAATTGTATATGGAGCAATTTCGTTCTGGCTTGGTAAAAAAGCAAGCGA GTACAATTCCCACAAATGGACTGTTTATGTTCGCAGCGCAACAAATGAGGATTTGAGTGTGATAGTCAAGAGTGCCGTCTTTCAACTGCATCCTAGTTTCAACAATCCAACGAGGGTTGTAGAATCAGCACCTTTTGAATTGTCAGAATCTGGatggggagaatttgaaatagcTATTACCCTCTTTTTCCACAGTGATGTTTGTGACAAGCAGCTGAACCT ATATCACCAGCTAAAGTTGTATCCTGAGGATGATAATGGACCCCAGTCAACAAAAAGGCCTGTTGTTGTGGAAACATATGATGAGATAGTTCTTTCTGAGCCTACTGAGGCATTCTTTCTCCGTGTCCAAAATCATCCAGCTGCAATTGTTCCAAGGCTACCTGCTGGTCTAAACTTATCACCACCAG GTCCTGTTGAACAtgtgaatgaaaagaaaagaggtgaTACCAAAGATCACCCACTAAGTCCGTGGTTCATGAATTTCTCTGAGGCAGACGAGCTATTGAAACTTGCAGCTGCTCGTCAGCAG GTGCAGGCCCACATAGCTAAGCTCAGGAGACAGTTGAGCATGATTGATGGCCTGCCTCAGCAGTCAAAAGCTTCTTCTGGTCAGTAA
- the LOC103708220 gene encoding auxin-responsive protein SAUR50 — protein sequence MTLRKHNKLSQAMVLKQILKRCSSLGRKQGLGGGGGGEEEGLPDDVPKGHFAVYVGENRSRFIVPISYLTHPEFQSLLRQAEEEFGFGHDMGLTIPCEEVVFRSLTSSLR from the coding sequence atgactctTAGGAAGCACAACAAGCTTTCCCAAGCTATGGTATTGAAGCAGATACTGAAGAGGTGTTCCAGCCTTGGGAGGAAGCAGGGgttgggtggtggtggtggtggagaggaggagggcctgCCGGATGATGTGCCGAAGGGCCACTTTGCGGTGTACGTGGGGGAGAACAGGAGCCGGTTCATAGTTCCTATATCTTATCTCACTCATCCTGAGTTCCAGAGCCTCCTGCGTCAGGCCGAGGAGGAGTTTGGCTTTGGCCACGACATGGGCCTCACCATCCCATGCGAAGAGGTCGTCTTCCGGTCGCTGACATCTTCGCTTCGATGA